A section of the Citrus sinensis cultivar Valencia sweet orange chromosome 8, DVS_A1.0, whole genome shotgun sequence genome encodes:
- the LOC102618561 gene encoding protein XAP5 CIRCADIAN TIMEKEEPER, protein MSGMGDGYVGTAQDAVRIRRLEKQREAERRKIQELKTKSVSDKGQPGLLQFGSSTSEILETAFKKETVGLVTREEYVEKRVNIRNKIEEEEKEKLQKLLQEEEELQLEKRKKRKIKGNSRLSFADDFESENEEENGEIENLKTKRLAQAKLGKDPTVETSFLPDSEREAEEQSERERLQRQWLREQEQIRNEPLQITYSYWDGAGHRRVIQVRKGDTIGEFLRAVQQQLAPEFREIRTTSVENLLYVKEDLIIPHQHSFYELIVNKARGKSGPLFHFDVHEDVRTIADATIEKDESHAGKVVERHWYEKNKHIFPASRWEIYDPTKKWERYTIHGD, encoded by the exons ATGTCGGGTATGGGAGATGGGTACGTGGGCACGGCCCAAGACGCGGTGAGGATCCGGAGACTCGAGAAGCAAAGAGAAGCCGAGCGTCGCAAAATCCAAGAGCTCAAAACGAAGTCCGTCTCCGACAAGGGCCAGCCCGGTCTCCTCCAGTTTGGTTCAAGTACCTCCGAG ATTCTAGAAACTGCGTTTAAGAAGGAAACCGTAGGTTTAGTCACCAGAGAGGAATACGTTGAGAAG AGGGTTAATATTCGGAACAAGattgaagaggaagaaaaggaGAAGCTTCAGAAGCTACTACAAGA GGAAGAGGAGCTGCAATTGGAAAAGCGTAAAAAGCGAAAGATTAAGGGAAATTCTCGATTATCATTTGCTGATGATTTTGAGAGTGAAAATGAAGAGGAGAATGGAGAAATTG aaaatttgaaaacaaagaGGCTTGCGCAAGCGAAATTGGGAAAAGATCCAACGGTGGAGACTAGCTTTTTGCCTGACAG TGAGAGAGAGGCAGAGGAGCAATCTGAGCGTGAACGGTTGCAGCGACAGTGGCTTCGTGAGCAGGAGCAAATTCGAA ATGAGCCCCTTCAAATCACTTATAGTTATTGGGATGGAGCAGGCCATAGACGAGTTATCCAG GTTCGGAAGGGTGATACAATAGGAGAGTTTCTTCGGGCTGTTCAACAACAACTTGCACCTGAGTTTCGAGAAATCCGAACGACGTCAGTGGAAAATTTGCTTTATGTTAAAGAAGATCTTATCATCCCTCAT CAACACAGTTTTTATGAGCTTATTGTTAACAAAGCCAGGGGAAAAAGTGGACCG CTTTTTCACTTTGATGTTCACGAGGATGTACGGACGATTGCTGATGCAACTATAGAAAAAGATGAG TCCCATGCTGGGAAAGTTGTGGAGAGGCACTGGTATGAGAAGAACAAGCATATCTTCCCTGCTTCTCGATGGGAG ATTTATGACCCAACGAAGAAATGGGAGCGATACACCATCCATGGGGATTGA
- the LOC127899267 gene encoding protein FAR1-RELATED SEQUENCE 1-like: MRKQWKVKLRKNGKQMHGVLANSCHEKQVEEVYTIFKFQEFQQELMNKIYCEVFSCRGSEFEVIENDEKSREKTFKVIFEKDEGEIRCVCSMFEYKDILCKHAIAVSSRNRMQLLPEKYVIQRWRKDVRRFYSKVKVNYDARSSSIEHQRYKEECTAFYDVAEVASKNKESYKNIMGWIEKAMKDVSLNVRSDGGDTTIYGGSGSCSENI; encoded by the coding sequence ATGAGAAAGCAATGGAAAgtaaaattgagaaagaatGGCAAGCAGATGCACGGAGTTTTAGCCAACAGTTGCCATGAAAAGCAAGTTGAAGAAGTATACACTATTTTCAAGTTTCAGGAATTTCAGCAGGAGCTGATGAATAAGATATATTGTGAGGTTTTCAGTTGTAGGGGGTCAGAATTTGAAGTTATTGAAAACGATGAAAAAAGTAGagaaaaaacttttaaagtcatttttgaaaaagatgaaGGTGAAATTCGTTGTGTGTGTTCAATGTTTGAATATAAGGACATTCTTTGCAAACACGCTATCGCAGTATCGTCACGTAACCGTATGCAATTACTACCTGAAAAGTATGTCATACAAAGATGGAGGAAAGATGTGCGGAGATTCTATAGTAAAGTCAAAGTCAATTACGATGCACGAAGTTCAAGCATTGAACATCAGCGATATAAAGAGGAGTGCACTGCTTTTTATGATGTTGCTGAAGTGgcttcaaaaaataaagaaagctataaaaatataatgggTTGGATCGAGAAAGCAATGAAGGATGTATCTCTGAATGTTCGAAGTGACGGTGGCGATACAACCATTTATGGTGGATCAGGAAGCTGTAGCGAAAACATATAG
- the LOC127899268 gene encoding protein FAR1-RELATED SEQUENCE 5-like, with the protein MDNFEQVEEVDEVGELQDLQGTNLEENNEELVVENVVEPTVGMPFDSPDEMFEYYKTYGLQEGFTVIRRSCRKRDDESLRYVTFTCGRNGKSKAKATNVLRLQPNQKIRCNTKIGGRLDILEINEEAGIKMAQSFKSIVVEASGFENVSFLERDARNHVNKVRRLRLGEGDVIAIQRYFQKMQTENDGFYFSIDLDEEGRLKNVFWANPRSRAAYKDFEDVVTFDTTYLTNKYDMPFAPFVRVNYHGQSILLGCGLISHEDTETFTWLFDTWLSCMSGCPPFGIITYQDKAMKNAIQIVFPDTRHRWCLWHILKKVPEKLRRYAEYHAIRVSLLSVVYDLHTPVEFEEAWHDMLDKYDLSNNQWLSGLYEERNRWVPCFVKTTFWAGMSTTQRSESMNVFFDGYVNSKATLK; encoded by the exons ATGGATAATTTCGAACAAGTGGAGGAGGTTGATGAAGTTGGGGAATTGCAGGATTTACAAGGGACtaatttggaagaaaacaATGAGGAATTGGTGGTGGAAAATGTTGTTGAGCCTACGGTTGGGATGCCTTTTGATAGTCCTGATGAAatgtttgaatattataaaacttatGGCCTACAAGAGGGGTTTACAGTGATCCGGAGATCTTGTAGAAAAAGGGATGATGAGAGTTTGAGATATGTGACATTTACTTGTGGGAGAAACGGGAAGTCAAAAGCCAAAGCCACTAATGTTTTGCGGCTTcaaccaaaccaaaaaattaGATGCAATACTAAAATTGGAGGACGTTTGGATATT cttgaaataaatgaagaagctGGAATTAAAATGGCTCAAAGTTTTAAGTCGATTGTTGTCGAGGCTAGTGGCTTTGAAAATGTGTCATTTTTAGAAAGAGATGCTAGAAATCATGTTAACAAGGTGAGGCGATTAAGACTCGGAGAAGGGGATGTTATTGCAATTCAGAGGTATTTTCAGAAAATGCAAACAGAAAATGATGGGTTTTACTTCAGTATCGACCTAGATGAGGAGGGTCggttaaaaaatgtattttgggCAAATCCAAGGAGTAGGGCAGCCTATAAGGACTTTGAGGATGTTGTCACATTTGATACCACATAccttacaaataaatatgacATGCCATTTGCTCCTTTTGTAAGAGTTAATTATCATGGTCAATCAATTTTGTTAGGATGTGGGTTGATTTCGCATGAGGACACGGAAACATTTACGTGGTTATTTGATACATGGCTATCATGTATGTCTGGGTGTCCTCCCTTTGGAATCATTACATATCAAGATAAAGCGATGAAAAACGCAATTCAGATTGTTTTTCCAGACACTAGGCATCGATGGTGTTTGTGGCATATATTGAAAAAGGTGCCTGAGAAGTTGAGAAGGTATGCAGAATATCATGCCATTAGAGTTTCATTGCTTTCTGTTGTTTATGATTTACATACTCCTGTTGAATTCGAGGAAGCTTGGCATGACATGTTAGATAAATATGATCTTAGTAATAATCAGTGGCTAAGTGGATTATATGAGGAAAGAAATCGTTGGGTTCCATGTTTCGTGAAAACTACATTTTGGGCTGGAATGTCAACCACTCAGCGTAGTGAGAGTATGAATGTGTTCTTTGATGGGTATGTTAATTCGAAAGCAACTTTGAAGTAA
- the LOC102618850 gene encoding translocon-associated protein subunit alpha, with translation MEMKTFRVFFFALLLLASPLLQVARCQSDSETGVAETEGGDLGIVGEDAQDFGDGTFSPAPGVDTVCIFPKNSARVVAAGEETELLVGMKNDGESSVNVIAIQASVHLPFDHSLLVQNLTGQAFNNATVPVSAQATFPYIFAVSKFLQPGTFDLVGSIVYEVDQHPYQSTFYNGTIEVVESGGFISIESVFLVTLGIALLVLFGLWIHGQVKQLSKKTKKAPKVEVGTGTTDASMDEWLQGTAYTQSLSSKSKKKK, from the exons ATGGAGATGAAGACGTTTAGGGTTTTCTTCTTCGCTCTCCTCCTTCTAGCCTCTCCTCTTCTTCAAG TTGCTAGGTGTCAATCGGATTCGGAAACGGGAGTTGCAGAGACCGAAGGGGGTGATCTTGGGATTGTTGGTGAGGATGCTCAAGATTTTGGTGATGGGACTTTTAGCCCTGCTCCAGGAGTGGATACTGTCTGTATCTTCCCTAAAAATAGCGCCCGAG TGGTGGCTGCTGGAGAAGAAACTGAACTACTGGTTGGGATGAAAAATGATG GGGAGTCAAGCGTGAATGTGATTGCAATTCAGGCCAGTGTTCATCTCCCTTTTGATCACAGTCTTTTGGttcaaaatctcactggacaG gccTTTAACAATGCAACTGTGCCGGTATCAGCTCAGGCTACCTTTCCATACATTTTTGCTGTCAGCAAGTTCTTGCAG CCTGGAACTTTTGATCTTGTGGGCTCCATTGTTTATGAGGTAGACCAGCATCCTTACCAAAGCACCTTCTACAATGGTACCATTGAAGTTGTTGAATCTGGTGGGTTCATCAGCATTGAGTCCGTTTTTCTTGTTACCCTTGGAATTGCGCTTCTCGTCCTTTTTGGGTTATGGATTCATGGTCAAGTCAAACAATTGTCCAAG AAAACTAAGAAGGCTCCAAAGGTGGAAGTTGGTACAGGAACTACAGATGCCTCAATGGACGAATGGCTTCAG GGAACTGCATATACTCAGTCATTGTCCAGCaaatcaaagaagaagaagtag